The window CTTAAGCGCCCTATAGGAGCTCTCGAGCGAGACATATCAGCACCCTCTCTAAGCAAACCATCTAGGCCTATATATCCCGAAATCACTAGTTAAAGAGTACTCGTTGCGAACAATTCCCCAGGTCGCGACTAGTTAAAGAGTTTTTTtttcgtagatccatttattcaaaacgtttatctcttaaatcgtgcgtccaaatcttgaatcgctttcaccgttggattcctcgcgtcgaggtcttcaaaactagatctcatgttgataggtattatcgattttttttacaaaaaaacCCGGATGAAAAAACCGAATCGGGAGCACGCCTTTTTCCCTTCCGAAAGAGGCatgcccgtgcctctgacgaaatcataattgtgcctctcgtggaagcaaaaccgtaactctcacgaaagaaaaacaacaacagaaaacacgtttttttccgttTCCAAGGAGGCactaccgtgactctcgcgaaagcaaaaccgtgactctcacgaaaaaaatatagaaaatgcgttttttccgttttcaagaggcacggccatgactctcgcggaagcaaaaccgtaactctcatgaaagaaaaaataaatagaaaacatatTTTCTTTCCGTTTccaagaggcatggccgtgcctctcgcggaaacaaaatcgtgactctcgcaaaagaaaaaaaaatgtgttttttacgcaatttttttaaattttttttctcgaaaagctaggaaagaccggtgaaaaaccaaaatATTGAAAAAAAACGTTTAAAAAGtcgaaaacgcgtgcgaaaaaataaaaaacaaaatccaAAGGAAGCGTTCAAAATATGACACGTGGCGAATCGCTGAGAGCGtgtcaagtggcgctgatcgttgcgaggctcccaaaaaagcgctcgttaattagttgctctctcTATATCCCCCTAAAAAAAATCTAGGCCTCTACTATGTACCAAGTCTGGGCCGTAAATTAACTGCCTCGGACTCGCTCCGAGACTCTTGACTGACTACTGGGCCACTGCGCGAGACCCAATTACAGAGGACTCGCCGCTTTTCTTTCCGTCGCCGGATACACAACCGAAGCCGCCGCGCTCCGCCGCCTCCTCTCGCTCCGCCTCCGCCGTCTGTTGCATCCCTGCCAGCCATGTCGGTGAGTGCCCTCCGCAACCGTACCCTCCGACCTCCCTGCTTCCATCCCCATCACGCAAAACCCTAGCTCCTTTACCCGCTTCCCCCGTCTGATCCGCGCTGCCTCTTCCCCCGTTCCGCAGATCTTCGAGTACAACGGGAGCGCCGTGGTGGCGATGGTGGGGAAGAACTGCTTCGCGATCGCCAGCGACCGGCGCCTGGGCGTGCAGCTGCAGACCGTCGCCACCGACTTCCAGAGGGTGTTCAAGATCCACGGCAAGCTGTACATCGGCCTCTCCGGCCTCGCCACCGACGCCCAGACGCTGTGGGTCTCCAATCCTGAATTTGCGGTTTCTGGTTGCTTGGCTGATCGCCCCTGATTTGGTGGCTTTCGTCGGTTTAGGGTTTGGGTCTGACGTCTGTCTGCCGCGTCATGTGTGTGCAGGTACCAGCGGCTGGTGTTTAAGCATAAACTGTACCAGCTTCGGGAGGAGAGGGACATGAAGCCTGAGACCTTCGCCAGCCTCGTCTCCGCCCTCCTCTACGAGAAAAGGTGAGAAGTTCCAAGCCTTGAATTCTTGGTAGCCTGATTTGGAACATCGTGCAATGATGATGGTGTTAAGAGTAGAAAACATGAACCATCGCTGAGCATATGAAACAAATGTAAATGTAGACTCACTGAATTGCACTGCGGTGACCGGTTGGCCTATAAGAAGTAGTGTAGGTGTTCCTTCTATTGGGTTAATCTTCACATAATTCGTGATAAGAAAAGTGATGATTGACGATACAGCtggttatgaaatttgaaatgttcCTACTGATATGTATGTTAATATTTCTGCAGTTATGCTGTGTGTCCTTTATTTGTTCGATCTGATTTGCAAATCATATTTTTGATTAGCTGAAATGTGTAGGATGCTTTTGTAGATACAGTATCATTTACTGTTTCTTCTGTCTTATTACCACCTGTTATATTAGCTGAATTATGGGGATGGCTAACAGAGTTATTTCATGATATTTAGGTTTGGGCCATACTTCTGCCAACCGATCATTGCCGGGCTAGGTGAAAAAGATCAGCCATTTATATGTACCATGGACTGCATTGGTGCCAAGTATGTACCAGTTCTTGTCTTTTCATGACCTTTTCCGTAACTTGTGCTACTTCCTTCTCAAAAGTACATTTAGTTGAATATATGGCCGTGTGCTATGTTTTATTTACATATTCCCTCCGCAGGGGATTATAGGGCCAGCAATCCACCATGCCCCGTCCCTATTTATTAGGCCAATTAGATTCTGCTGCTGGTCCCTCTAGACATTAGCCATGCGGGCATGTGAGAGAAAACGGCTGATGCATGCATGCTATCCATTGGCCGCATGCAGGCAGGGGAGATAATGCGTGTGTGCTTGGTGGAGAAATCTAAGGGATTGGTAACTAAAATGGCTAGTGCCTTGGTTGTGGAGAAGTGGCCCCCCGGCATATTAATCCCGGATGGGGGGAGTAATTCAAGTATGGTACCTGTCTCCCATGAGCGTGTATAGCAAAGAAGAGTATTTTCTTTAGCAGTTTTTGCTCAGTCAGAGTCCTAAGATGTATTCAGGCTTAGGTTAAAAATGATTATTGTCAATTGCCATCCAAGTGTTGACAATGATAAGGTGTGAGATTTATGGGGAATACCTTTCCCTGTGACCAACATGGATATTGAATAATGAGGTTCAGAAAACACCAAACTAGGGTATAAAGGCATCCAAAACAAATAAGTAACTAATATTGGCATATATAATGTTACTTGGAAAGGTTATCTTGTTTTAGCCTTGGCAGGAGCCGTACAAAGCTGTATTGTTAATGTAGACAGTATGCAGGTATACTGTTCCCATCCACAGATTGCAGTGCTTCATGTCAAGTCTCTTGATACATGATAATATTAATTCGTGTGAACCCTTTGCTGGCTTATCTGTAGCAGGCAATCTGATCAAAAGTGCTTTCTTTATGCAGGGAACTGGCAAAAGATTTTGTGGTTTCTGGTACTGCTTCAGAATCATTATATGGTGCTTGTGAGTCCATGTACAAACCAGACATGGTTCGTTTCCTTACTCTAGTGATGTGTACACACTAATTTCTTTTATGTAGTTCCTCATGCAAGATACTACAGCAACTTCCCTTGTCTGGTTTTGTATTGTAAATATGACAATTGTTTTAATTATTTATTTGGTAAAGGAACCTGAAGAACTATTTGAGACAATCTCGCAAGCATTGCTGTCTTCTGTTGATCGCGATTGCCTGAGTGGTTGGGGAGGTTATGTTCTTATTGTGTAAGTTCCACACATCTCTCAACTCTTACATAGTATACAAAAGTGTGACGATCTCCCTGCTGACCTACTGACGCTGATACAATTTGTTTATTATTTGGGCACTTTGTGCGCAAAACTTTACCTACTGAAAATGCTAATCCCGTGAAGAAGTGTTATAATTTGATATTTGAATTGCACATCAGATTTATAACGATTTTGTAACTGTGCATCATAAGAGCAATAATTTTTAAATATAagattttttagagatttcaatatagactatATATGGATGTATATAAATGTatgttagagtgtagattcactcattttcccCTGCATCTAGTCCATATTGGAATATTTAAAGGTCTTGTATTTAGGAACGCAGGGAGTAGTGTACTAGCATACCAGAGATCGGAGGAAGGTGTTTGCCCTCTCTCTATGCCTAGTCCTTGTTGATATTCTGATACTTTGTTTTCCTGGTTGCAGAACGCCCACTGAAGTTCAGGAGAGAGTGCTAAAGGGAAGAATGGACTGATTTCGCAACACCTGTAGTCCTAGATCACCTAGGAGATTGTTCCTTCATATTCGACCTGAAACCTGTGTGATCTACTCTTTATGTGCTCAAGCACTTCTGTGTTCTACCCTACAACTTGGATTTTAACATGCCACTGAAATCTGAAATTGAAATCATGTGTGCCTGTGCACTTTGTTTCAGAATTACAACCTCTAGTATGGGCAGGCTTTTGTTTGGCCTGTTGACACTGGACATGATATGTCTCTGTGCCTTTTTTTTTTTAGATCAGTACTGCGCCTATTCTTCTGACGACCTATATTATGCATTTTGACTTGTATTGCGGCAGCGCCTTGTATAGGAATGAAACATGCTCTGACATATTTCCCATTTTTGCATCACACCGGTGCACACTAATATAGTATTGCCATATCCTAATCCCATGTACCCATCACTTGCCTTATCTCCTCAAGGTATACTAGTAGAAAATGAGATCTCCCACACGAACGGCGATCTTCCGTTGCGTCAGCCGACCAGTGTTTTCGCCGGCGCGCCGGAAGCAAAGCACGTAAAGAAACCACTGCCTGCATGCATGTCAACTTAAGGGACTTTTGTAAGATGACATGTAGCGGTACGTCGCGGTCACCTGACATGTACAGCCATCCGCTCAAATCATGTCATTGCCTGATCAATTCCTACAAGAATTTTTTACACGGCACACATAACACTTCCGTTCCCCAGTTGGTATCCTGCTTGCTCATGGGAGAGCGGGCGAAGGGAGGAGGAGAAGGCCGCCCAGTTGCAGGGCTCGTGAGCGACAGCGGTGGTGACCGCCCGCACGTCGTCGGCAGCGGAGGGGAGGGATCTCTCCGGCCGGTTGAGCTCGACCTCATCGGCACGGTCGGTGCGGAGGCACCTCTGGGTTtgcgcgccgccccggccgccgtGTCGGCGGAGGCCGAGCAGGAGCCGCGGCAGCTGTTCCGCTGTCACTACTGCCGGCGGGATTTCTACAGCTCGCAGGCGCTCGGCGGGCACCAGAACGCGCACAAGCGTGAGCGCACGCTCGCAAGGCGCCACGCCGGCGTGCCAGCGCCGCTCGGACAGCATGGTTACGCCTTCGCCATCCACGGCGGGCTCGGTGTGGCGGGGCCTGGCGAGCTGCCGAGCTGGTTCGGCGCATTCAACGTCCGGAGGGCGGCGTTCGGCGAGGAGGAAGGCTGGCGACGGCGGAGTGACGGAAGTGTTGGCCACTGTGGTGATGGCGATCAAGAGCTGCCGAAGCTTGACTTGACGCTAAAGCTCTAATCGTAGTAGACCTTTGGCACTGCGTACCCATGGATTAAGTACTTAGAGTAtgtgtgtaaatagttttgttgcaAAAAAGATGGCATGTGATGAGAATAAGCAACACATAGTACTAGTAGATAATAATTTTAGAACATTTGAGAGCTCTTGTGAATACATTGATATTTCCCCGCAAAAGAAAAGAATACACTGATTTTTTTAGGGGAAGAATACACTGATATTGACGTGCGGAAAACTACAAATCTTAGCTTTGGAGTCGGTCCTCAAAGTTGGTTTCTGGCAAAAGAAATTTTAGCCAACTAATTGGTGCACACATGATGGCCTTAGAGCATGCCCAATGGATGACTTATTGCTGCTCTGAaatggttttagggtacaagagagaAGGTTTTTAGGCGCCGCGGCAGCAATGCTTTTCCACATGCCTAAAAATTGTGCCCAAATTTTTTGGCCTTCTTCAACTATCAAACATTTTAAAGCATGTTCAACACAATTAATCCAAAACAAACAATACCAAACTCATCTATAAACACAACATCTTCCATCACAATCCACTCCTATATCACAACAAAAAACAGAATAAATAATacttcctctgtttttatttagtccacatattagctttggtcaaagtcaagctttataaactttgaccaagtttataaacaagaataataacatatacaataacaaatcaacactattaaatttattattgaatgtactttcacatcgtatagatttgTTAAGGTaaatgtttttatttttttctataaacttggtcaaactttacgaaattTGActgcagtcaactctaatatgcagagtaaataaaaacagagtgaGTACCACAAAGGGTTTTTGTCGAACACCTAACATGCACGGAGGGAATTGAATGTGAGCCAACGTAGTTTGGAGATTGTAAATAGTAGTTTTGTTACTAAAAGGATGGCTTCCGAGAATATGCGACGCAGACTAATAATATTTTAGAACATTTGAAGGCTATTGTGATACACTGatattttcctgcaaaaaaaaagaggaatagAATGATATTG is drawn from Triticum dicoccoides isolate Atlit2015 ecotype Zavitan chromosome 6B, WEW_v2.0, whole genome shotgun sequence and contains these coding sequences:
- the LOC119323948 gene encoding proteasome subunit beta type-3-like, producing the protein MSIFEYNGSAVVAMVGKNCFAIASDRRLGVQLQTVATDFQRVFKIHGKLYIGLSGLATDAQTLYQRLVFKHKLYQLREERDMKPETFASLVSALLYEKRFGPYFCQPIIAGLGEKDQPFICTMDCIGAKELAKDFVVSGTASESLYGACESMYKPDMEPEELFETISQALLSSVDRDCLSGWGGYVLIVTPTEVQERVLKGRMD